CTCACCCGACCTCACCGAGGTGCTGCGTACCGCCCGCGAGGCCGGGGCGCTCACCCTGGCGGTCACCAACGCCCCCGACTCGCCGCTGGCCCGGGCCGCCGAGCTGAGCGTGGACATCGCCGCCGGGCACGAGCGGGCGGTCGCCGCCACCAAGACGTACACCGCCGAGCTGCTCGCCCTGCTGCTGCTGGTGGAGGGGATCCGGGCCGGCGACGGTGTGCTGCCGACCGACCAGCGGGCCGCCCTGGAGCGCCTGCCCGAGCTGGCCGGGCGCACCCTGGCCGACCCCACCCCGACCCAGCTCGCCCCGCGCTACCGGTTCGCCGGTCAGCTCGTCACCACCGGCCGGGGGTACGCCTACCCGACCGCCCGGGAGGCGGCGCTGAAGCTGATGGAGACCAGCTACCTGCCGGCGCTCGCCTTCTCCGGCGCCGATCTGCTGCACGGTCCGCTGGCGATGACCGACCCGGACGTCCCGGTGCTGGCCGTGGTCGGCTCCGGCCCCGGTGGCCGGTCGATGGGCGAGGTGCTGCCCCGGCTCGGCGAGCGGCGGGCCGACGTGGTGGTGGTCGGCTCGGCCGAGGTCGAGGGGGCCACCCGGATGGCGGTGCCCGAGGTCGACGAGCGGTACGCCCCGCTGCTGGACATCCTGCCCCTGCAGCGCCTCGCGCTGGCCCTGGCGCTGGCCCGGGGTGAGGACCCGGACGCCCCGCGCGGCCTGAAGAAGGTCACCGCGACGATGTGACGGGTCGGCCAGCGGGACGGGACACCGGCGGCCGTGGCACGCTGTGTCCGTGTCCACGCTGCGCGACCTCGCCGAGGAGCACACCAAGCTCCGCCCGGCCGACATCGACCACCTGCACCGGATCGCCGGCGACTGGCAGTTGCTGTCCGACCTGTCCTTCGCCGACCTGCTGCTGTGGGTGCCGGTGGACGACGACGGCACGTTCCTCTGCGTCGCCCAGGTCCGCCCGACGACCGCCCCGACGGCCTACCTGGACGACCAGGTGGGGCGGATCGTGGGCGGGCCGGAGGTGGCCCACCTGGAGGTGGCGTACCGGCAGGGCCGGATCTGGCGGGAGGGCGACCCGGTCTGGTACGGCGACGTGCCGGCCCGGCACGAGGCGATCCCGGTCCGGCTGCGCACCGCCGAGGGGGAGGCCGGCGAGGTGATCGCGGTGGTCGGCCGGGACACCAACCTGTCCACCGCCCGCACCCCCAGCCAGCTGGAGCTGAACTACCTCACCACCGCCGACGACCTGGCCCAGATGATCGCCGACGGCACCTTCCCGCCGCCCCGGCACCCGGGCGAGACGACCTCCGCGCCCCGGGTCGGCGACGGGCTGGTCCGCCTCGACGCGGACGGCAAGGTCACCTACGCCAGCCCGAACGCGCAGTCGGCGTACCGCCGGTTGGGTTACGCCTCCCACCTGGTGGGCGAGGACCTGGCCAAGCTGCACCGCCGGCTGGCCAGCGACCCGCTGGACGGCACCGAGGCGGCCAACGGCATCCTCGCCGCGCTGCGCGGCGAGGGGCCGCCGCGCCGGGAGATCGACGCCCGGGGGGCGACCATGCTGACCCGGGCACTGCCGCTGATGCCCGCCGGGGTGCCGATCGGCGCGCTGGTCCTGGTCCGCGACATCACCGAGGTACGCCGCCGCGACCGGGCCCTGATCACCAAGGACGCCACCATCCGGGAGATCCACCACCGGGTGAAGAACAACCTCCAGACCGTCGCCGCGCTGCTGCGCCTGCAGGCCCGCCGGGTGTCGATGCCGGAGGCCCGGGTCGCCCTGGAGGAGTCGGTACGCCGGGTCGCCTCCATCGCCCTGGTGCACGAGACGCTCTCCATGTCCAGCGACGAGGCGGTCGAGTTCGACGGGATCGTCGACCGGGTGGCGAGCGCGGCGACCGAGGTGGCCGCGACCGAGGTGAGCGTCGGGATGCGCCGGACCGGCAGTTTCGGGGTGCTGCCCGCCGAGATCGCCACCTCGCTGGTGATGGTGCTCAACGAGCTGCTGCTCAACGCGGTCGAGCACGGCTTCCCACCGGTCGAGGAGGGCGGCGAGGCGGCCGAGCCGGACGTCCGGCCGGAGGTGGTCGTCTCGGC
Above is a window of Micromonospora rifamycinica DNA encoding:
- a CDS encoding SIS domain-containing protein — its product is MAADIDEQPAGYARLLSAGPAGEIARVAAVVARRRPRHVVFTARGTSDHAALYGAYLTEIRLGLPAGLASPSAVTVYGARPDLSGALVVGVSQSGGSPDLTEVLRTAREAGALTLAVTNAPDSPLARAAELSVDIAAGHERAVAATKTYTAELLALLLLVEGIRAGDGVLPTDQRAALERLPELAGRTLADPTPTQLAPRYRFAGQLVTTGRGYAYPTAREAALKLMETSYLPALAFSGADLLHGPLAMTDPDVPVLAVVGSGPGGRSMGEVLPRLGERRADVVVVGSAEVEGATRMAVPEVDERYAPLLDILPLQRLALALALARGEDPDAPRGLKKVTATM
- a CDS encoding sensor histidine kinase — its product is MSTLRDLAEEHTKLRPADIDHLHRIAGDWQLLSDLSFADLLLWVPVDDDGTFLCVAQVRPTTAPTAYLDDQVGRIVGGPEVAHLEVAYRQGRIWREGDPVWYGDVPARHEAIPVRLRTAEGEAGEVIAVVGRDTNLSTARTPSQLELNYLTTADDLAQMIADGTFPPPRHPGETTSAPRVGDGLVRLDADGKVTYASPNAQSAYRRLGYASHLVGEDLAKLHRRLASDPLDGTEAANGILAALRGEGPPRREIDARGATMLTRALPLMPAGVPIGALVLVRDITEVRRRDRALITKDATIREIHHRVKNNLQTVAALLRLQARRVSMPEARVALEESVRRVASIALVHETLSMSSDEAVEFDGIVDRVASAATEVAATEVSVGMRRTGSFGVLPAEIATSLVMVLNELLLNAVEHGFPPVEEGGEAAEPDVRPEVVVSAHRQRKQLHVSVTDNGRGLPAEFDADRGGRLGLQIVRALVTGELRGSIELRPGPTGGTEAVLVLPLAKV